ATAAGAAGGAGAATGAGACCACGTCTGCCAGCTGGGGATATTTTTGGAAATAAATGCTAAAAAGTTATGCATCCAAAACCAGCTCTTAATTTGCaaggtaaaaaaacacaacaggactTACTGGTTCAGCGTCTAACACAACATCACACTTAAAGTCCACCTGTAACACAACAGCTAATGTTAGTCCAGAATACTCTCAGGGCAGAAATATCTTATAGTTTCATTCATAGTCTGATCAGCAAcccacaaaatgtttaaaacactCACATAATAACTTTGCAGTATCTTAAAATACCAGTTTTATGATTTAAAGCAAGCAGTGTAATACAATCACCAAGAATTTATTAGGAACTAACAGTTCTCTTTTGAGTAAACTTATTTTTGAAAACCCCAGAGATAAGAAATACTCAAACAAGCGCATCTGGTAACATCAATTACACCAGATTTTCTCACTTCTGATGTCTGGTGTGAACATTAACTAATCTGTATCTGCATGATTTTATGCATCTGCTGCTACACAACGGGCTGATGggataaatacatgaataagcaggtgttcctaataaagtgctttGTGGGtgaatttgcatttttcaaacTGTGACCAATAAACATCTACATCCCAGTGATGATTAATCAACAACTAAAAGGGGAAATGAGAAGCAACAAGTCTTACACAGTACATGTAAAAAAATCCTCTCAAAATACCTCTCCTTCCACAAACTGTTGAACATCAATGGAAATGCTGTCAGCCGCATATTTGAACAAGCCCAGATCCACCTTATGTTTCAAGTTGAAGTGCCAGTGATTCTTCACAGAGGTGTTTGTCCttcaagagaaataaaaatcactttcaTCCCTGAAAAAAAATAGACTCACAAACAACCATGCGGCTGCTTTACATTGACCTCGTCAAATTTCACCACAAACAAACCCACCTTCCAGGCAGCAGCTTGGCGATCTCCGTCCACTTGTTTCCAAGAATGGAGTGGGCTTTGTAGAGGACGAGGTCTTCTTCATTGGTCCAGGGGTTCTTACTGAGCAGTGGGTCAAGGTGGTTGTACCAGCGCGAACAACAATCTTTCCCCAGTCGCCTTTTCAAGCACTTGGCGATAAAAGACCATTGTCTGTTGCCGTACATGCTCACCAGCTCTGCTAGCTGTCCAGAGCAAATACATGTGCAAATGCAGAAGTACAAAGTGAGATGGTACAATATTAACTAAAAACTTTTAAAGTTAGATCTCTAATCAGACTTTCGGTGTAATTTTTCAACCTTTTCATCTTCGTCTTTGGTCCAGTTGTCTTTCACTATATCAGGATTGAGATGATGATGCCAGCGGCGCCTACACTGGATTTCTGTCCGCCCCTGTCATGGCAAGAGGAAATTAACCcttttttatattaaagcaGGTTGTTGCATTATTCTATGTTTTAATATTCAACATGGAGACATTGGTTAGCATTCAGagattgaatgtttttttaaattatagatACATAGCTCCAACCTCTCTGGATTCACCCATTCCATTAAGCTTTAGTTCACATTGCTGATTAATTCATTCTCTTTCTCAACCGATTTTGTTTTTCGGAATACTTACGGGTAAAAAAGTGGCAATGGTTTTCCATTCGTCCCCAAATTTGCTGAACAGAATTTTGAGATTTTCATCCTGAACAGAGGAAGAAATCAGTTCAGATGAActataattcaataaaaaatttTATCAGGAACTCATTACAACAACATGGGTAAATCACAGAGACTTCACATTAGGATAATTGTAAGATAGCCATGTAGTTTTTATTGAATGTATagttatatttaacattagctAACAAATACATGTggcatttcattttcttaagACTAATCTGCCCTCTGCTAGCATGCAGCATCACATTTTAGTGGCCAGTGTAATTGTGTTAAGTGAGTAGCTCCAGATAACATCAATCAGTAAGTGTCCAAAATATGAATATCAGTGTTGTAAGGACAAAGATGTTTAAATGTCTTCCTCTCACTCACCTCTTCCTGAGCCCATTTGACTCTCCACTTGGTAGCATCCGTCTTCTCTGCTGTGTCCGAGTCAGTGTCGATGTATGGATTACTATCGCTGTTTTCCTCCATGCTGCGAACCAAGATAGAGAATAATCAAAACAATATTAGTGGCTTTCGAAAATATAGAAATTACTAAGAGTGAGAAAACACATTGGAAAAAACATTAGACATCTCAGCAAAATGTAGACAGTGTACATTGAGAGATCGACACATTATATGGTTGATAATAATATTGCTGTTATTTTGACcagggtattcagctgcaacacgcaacttcaccactagatgtcacttaattctacacactgaacctttaacttgGATATTCATTTATAAGTACTCATCCAACTCAGAGTTTCCATGAGTATTTACTATTTCATTATCGTGTGCCACAACCTCAGACACATGTTGTTGTGTATTAGGTCAACCGTCTCTGTGATGCACAGTATTTTGGATTACTTTAAATACTAAGCAGATACTGTGGGAATAAACCAAGCATGCACATTGAGCTCAATCGCTTTGTATTACAGTTTCTGGTTGCGCTCCACAGCAGCGAGCTGACACAGAGAAGTTACTTCCgttgttaatttatttatatattttcaaaatattaatGACAAAGTACAATATTTACCTTCTCCATTAGGCTGCAACTTCGCCACAGTTTTGTAGGAGAAAGTTAtcgatcatttaaaaaaaagcagactAGAACACAAGAGTTTTCCGGGAGAGTAAAGAAATTCCTGCATTGACTTCAAATGTTGGTTGAACTTTTCCAGCGTGCTGCCATGACACAACAGAGCAGCaccagagaagaggagacaccGTCGATCCCACACGATCTCCACAGCAGAGCGACCTCTTCTCAGGCAACTACAACTATGTTTGACTTGAAAACACCACAGGCGGAGGACATGTCCTCCCCGAGGACACTCACGTCTCATTCCCTCAGACAACACAAAGCTGAGAGACACGTTCCCTCACTCACCCGCGCGACATGTCCTCTGTGttgtctctggtctctggtctcctccacaccgctgctgctgctgcacagtccACTTCTGTCCACACATACGTGGGAGATGCCGCCGCCACACACTCTCAATGAAAACGTGTGTTACTacgacacacaaacaggaagtcgcGGCTCCGCGTGAGTGCGGAGAGTTCGCGGGAGAACGGAGGGGTGCGTTCAAGAACACCACGGCCGCTCCACTGACTCCGGAAACGGAACAGCTGCGGTTGCTCAGATGCTTGAGACTTCACTCTGTGTCCTGTGGAGGATATTACTTTTAAGTCGTTAAACACTGTGTACACCATGTTCCATCTCTTGTCCACAGCTTTAGTTGCCCTAGTTTTAGCATGACCATTGTTTGGAGCAATAACACACGAACATGATTGCAGTGTGCTCAGAAGGAGTTGCAGGACACGTCCAGGAAAGTTACCAGCATCTGCCCCAGGTTCTGAAGGACAGTAAATAATGTCAGACCAGGTGTAGTCTTGAATGGAAGATAAGCACACACATTTTGCTGTAAAGGTCAGGAGGAGCTCTTCCTTCTCCCACATTGACCAAAACCATATCAGGAGTTGTTATTGTGTTGAAACCAAAGATGATGCACTGTGCATGACTTGCAAGAGGAGATAAAAACATAACTGGAGTTAGGTAGAGATGGAGACACGAGGTTCAAGGTAAAGATGGTACCACATCGCCAAAGGAGGGACCAAGCAATGAGCAGCTAGTGCTAAACCGTGGCTATTCCCCGCCCATATTGACCAATCACGTTTATGCTCATGTTACAAAAACTGTGTGATACCAAATGTACAGCGACTTTTCACAACTCAGGGTGGCTTACAGCCAGATTGTGTGAGGATGCCCATAGCTATGAAATGACTTTTCATTGTTTGGTAATAAATGTTCATTGATTACACACAGATTGTACACGGATTGACTCTTCTCATATCTCGGGATAAACGAATTCGACAGTTCTCGTCTTCTCTTTCTTACATCAACGAAAGATCTACTCTTATAAAAAAGTTTAGAAAAAGAACATGGTCTCTTGCAAACATTGATAGACAATAATGGTAAAGCATGAGTGAAGTTTCTAATAAAATTGCGGTGGAATTGCTGCCTTGTTGCTAAACTGAATTTCTATGAGCAGTTGTAGTTGTATGAAGAGTTGAAAGTGACAACTTAAAACAAGAAGCACTGTAAGACTCTGGGCCTCCTCTCACACAAAGATTGGAAACAAAGTTTGTCTCATTTTCCAGATCCAATCCACAATTGAATAAAGATCAATATATTGATTTGGCATAATATGAGATTACACCAACTACaaaatatttctgtctttaGGCATTTTTTAGTGTCTGACTGATTGGTAAAAAAACAATGCCCCCAAATTCCCCAATTCTCCAAAACGATATATCTCAGAGCTCTCCCTTTATCTaaatgacacacatacacatgtaggCTGCTCTCTTTCATAACAAAGTATGTaatatgtgtaaaatattttcatctcCATTCACTGAGTCTCACTTAAAACAGTTTGGAGCCACAAAGATGCATGTAAGGCCTCGTTGCAGAATTCAAAGTGAATTATGTTTGCctggtcatgtgtgtgtgtgtgtgttttgaggttAAGTAAGTTGCACAGCCTTGTTCACTTTGCCCGTTTCAATCTCATCCCTTTGCTCTGCTCTCAGCGTTGCCAAGCAACTGTCAGTTCCTCACAGTTACTACGGTAACTTGCACCAGTGTGTCTCTGACCAAATGTACACGTTTATCTTCAGACCATATTTTGAATGTTTACCACTAACACAGCCTGTGTAAAGCTGTTACCTGTCATGTTACTAACCTTGGCTGCggcttgtgtttattttgcgTATATTGTTCCATCAGCAGGTCAAGGCCATTAATAATGTGTTGTATTTCACTTGTCTACCACTAAGTGGGGCAATTCTACAAAAATGTAGATTATGAGCTGCTTTTAAAGTCATATCTTTTCACCTGACTACCTTCCTTCTTCCACAGAACCCTCAGGACCTGATGATCacacatcatttaaaataacaactgtTACTTTACACATGTACTATTTATATCTATTATATCTGGAATTAGCATAATTTCCTTTGATATGAATGatctggagtttttttttaaatcagggaAGTTTCAGTgatgacatgttcctcacacaGTTGCACATGTTCACACCTGGATGCTGTCAGTGCAACCACCAGACAGGTTTGGGCATTGAACTAGCGACAAAAGTCCACTTCAGACACCGCTGCCTCCGAGACGTGACGTGTGTTGTGTGACAATTTTCTGTAATGCAGTTGTGTTTTGACCCTCAGGGCCACCGTAGTACCACTTTGTCAGTAACTTTATTCAATTCATAAGACTAAACAGTGCACATAGTAGTGCCAATAGATAGTTTACCAGAAATGAGAGGTGTGCTTTTAAGTTGAGGAGAAAAATATCTGAAACGATGtcacatggaaataaaaacacaaatggtgTACAtcactgtgaaataaaactaacaATGCTTTTATCTACAGagtgtttcatttgtttattgtgGGTTCAGCAGTTCCACTGTGAAGTGTTTGTAGTGTTCACAGATGAATACAGTTTACTGACAcctttggacacacacacacactgtgtatacCAAACCATCAGTATGTCACGGTTGAGATACCACTGTGTTacaggagggaagaggagctCCTGTGATTGTTGccaacagagctgcagtaaTGTTATCACCTACTCAAGTGGTCTGACaggtttgagtccacaaacacacagtatctGAAGTCCAAGGTTTAAAATCACAAGTAAATTCAAGTATTATCAGCAGAATGCGCTTTAAGTAACAAAAGGCTCTACTCAAGTACTCCTTACTATATGTGATTAGTATTGTTAATGCAGTGATGCACTGCTATATACTGTTGGACTGACGGCATTTCTAGTTATAACTGAGTTAATGTGCAATGTTGTATGAATATTCAGCTTATTGAATAAATGTTctacatgtaaaatgttttctttcactaTTTCACAAGAACTCAGTTTTTCCTGAAAGATGCATTCTGTTTTAGAAGCTCATCATGTTTCAAATAACTTTATTATAATAACAGCTGAGTTGTGCACCCATGTCTAAATATTAAATGGAAAAGTTAAATCAAAGTACTGCAACAAAGAACAATTACATGCTGGTTAAttatcaaaaacattgtttctACTATTCACACGTCATTGTGTTTAATGGTTCATTCAAAAGAACATGCCAATATTTAGACATGTTTAATTTGCTAGCACGTTTactatgtacacacacacacacacacacacacatacacacacatggattTTTGCTTCTGCTGTCATCAGCCcataatgctgctgctgctggcagcGTGACAGCTCTGTGTTTACAGGATCAGTCAGGGAGAGACAGCTTGTCACGCAGGGTTACTTTTTTAGAAGGCAAATGTGAACAAGGAGAGTCAGAGAAGCATTTGTCCCTGAGAGCTTTTACATGAATCAATATAATTTACAccgtttcattcattcatacaatTAAAGAAGTTTTCTGAGGAAATACATTGTGATTTCCCTGTTAGTGTATTTAGTTTTATAGAAAAGCATCTGATCCAGTATTCtgagaaattaaaagtaaatagaTGAATAGTAACAGGCTTTCTTCGGAAATTGTTGCTTCTTTAATATCAGATGAATAAACAAGACTTTATGTACATATGAAAGACAAGGACATCAGCCGTCACTGCTAACATCAAACTCCATCCATCACTAATAAGGCAGAGAGGTACTTCATGGTTTACACTGATAAAATCCCATGGCTGCAGAACATAATCCTATTGGTGCagtatatttacagtattttcacAACATGAAGTGTTTTAGCCCCATAGACTGTACTTAACGATGGATGGCATGACAGCTCCACAAACATAAAGCCAAAGTGTCATAAGTCCATCCTCCCATGTTAGTGGAGCGAAGgtaaaaagtcaaaaatatgtaaaatgaacatttctcaaatatgatttctgtctgtgttcattttttCCAGCAACATGCGATGCAAAACCTGACAGTTTGTATCTGGGATACTGGAAGggagtggagacacgtcgtccatctttatatatagtctaaGTTGTAGCCTGTTACAtatcatgaaataaaactaattcaTATCACTATCTATAATAATGTCCAGACAAATACATGTGAAAACTTTCCTCAgttaaaaagcattaaaataaaagcacaattcACATAAACCACATAAACCACACAATCTACATCATGTGCACACTGCTGCGTAGTGTAGTGAAATTATAAGTCTGCGTCAGTCATTATTTTTCTGATGCAAGactgaaattcttttttttccaccttcttCGTTTCtttgatcaaatattttatttaggtttttaaggaggaaaaaaaacatttgaatccaTTTTTTCACCACTTGCTTCATAAACTTGTGAAGATATGGcacttttctgttttatgtattgttttatgtggtaagaaaaacaaatgaacaggaAGCATGGGGAGTTTCTGCTGCTCAACCAAAACCTGTCCTTGTGTCACAGAGGGAAGCAGCAGTTTCCCTGAGAAATCTAATCCTGCACCGTGTAAAATCAGGTCAAAGCCAGTAGAGGCTTGAACAATCTGGCAAAAACATTTCACTAATATCTgatgttaaaaaacaattcaaaagttatttttttacaaactgtCTCATGACCATtttttgatttaaattcatttcattttctgcatCTAAATCTCAGTTTTACAGCAGACTGGAAGACAAGGGTTGTGTTTTTATACCCCTCTACACAGATGTGTGTAAAAAACCTTTAACATGTTCTTCATTCCTTAGCAAATGAATATAAAGTCTCTCCCACATCTTCTGAGCCCTTTGTATTAAGATCCCCCACAACCTTTTCTGAGGGCAGGCCTGGGATATATTCTGGTAAAAAACATGCAGACAGGCgatgaattaaagaaaaaccCTGAAAAAACGCATAGAGAAAGAGAATGAAACGCTTCCACCCATAGGGCACAGGCATGAAACTGATCTGAATCAGATGCTTTGGCCTTCACAGTCCGCTGGTCTCATCCTGACTGAACAGAAATGTGAGATTTTAGGCAGCTCTGTCCACCATCAACATCAGAACCACATGAGGGAATGTATTTTAGAAAAATAGCGACCGATCCATCCAGAGACTTGCAGAATCAACTTGCACCAAAGTTGTTCTGGTGGCTCATTACATTATCAACACATCACCAAGACGATTtacttttcctttaatttgtcaaaCGTCTGTCTTTGAACCTTACAAATACTCCATCACAGGCATTTTGTGGGTACCATAGTATGTGAGGGGCTCTTGTTTCCAGGACACCTGAACCCAAACGTCTCACAAAAAGCTGTCGTCGCTGCCGACAAAGGAGAAGCCGTTGAAGGCGTTGTTGCAGCTGGTGCTGGCGTTGAGCTCCGGCGTCCGACTCACCGAGTTGGGAACCATCTCTCTGGTGAACTCTGGATCGATATGCTGAGTGTCGGCTGGACCTTTCTGAAACATGAGATCATCAGGTTATGAGGTGAAGTCTCTTCTGACTTTTAAGGACGCTAAGTTTTTTTACTCGGGGTCTAAATTCACCttcaaccttttatttttatttatttagtttcttttttaatctagCTCTGATTTTCATTCTAATATTTGCGCACAATGCTTCTACTACTGCTCTAATACTTAAGAATGTTTCCttcattatttagttttaaCTTGTCAAGCatcttgtaactgtgtttttgaaAGGTGCaatatatatcattattattattattattattattattattatcatttacagAGATTAAACTGGTAATGGTATGTGTGAGGTGTCCATTTAAACATACTTATGATACTTATAGTATGTAGTTGTAAgctaattataattatataattatataactATAATACTATTTTTTACagtaattaatataaataagtaTAGCAGTCTatatatttttgatatatgaatatgaagatTAAAATCAATTGCTGAACGAACAAAAACTCAAGGTGATAAAGAGgggataaaacaaaaataaaaataaaacacacacaaaatgtgacCACGAGTCAAACTCTAACCGAGGCTGACACAGAGGATTAAGGGATTTAAGAAAATAAGTGGATCAGCTTTCGAGAAGACTACAAGAGGGGGAATTGTCGGCTGGTCTCACAAAAAATGGAGGGTGAGTAAAAGATTGTGCAGGAGATATGTGAGAAGGCACCAGAGTGTctacagggacacacacacagctgactgaAGACAGAGAGCAGGACGGAAACTCACCACATTGGGGTTGTAGGGAGGAGTGATTCTCTTGTGGTAAAGGTCATCCCAGTTGATTGGAGAGAAGAAGGTGTGGTTCTTTATTTCtaactataaataaaagaaagaaatgtactTAATATGAATATACCATCATTTTTAGAACTTCCTATTAAGAATTCAGATTCAAGATTGTCATGACAAATAagtaagagagagaaatgctGAAGCTTTGTCCTTGAAAAAAGTCCAAACCCTTTAAATGCTGTCTTTTCTTGTTGTATTTTCAGGAGGGACTGAGACTAGTCCTCGGTTAAAGCATAATTGAATGTGGTTGCCCTTTGAAATTATCCTTTGTCTCAGACTAAGCTTATGTCCTGTCTGGGAAAccatctgttttattgtgcagctACAGTTGAGAATTTCTTTGATCACACTCACAAAGTCAGCGATGGACCCGAGGCGTCTGTGCTGGTCCTTCTGCAGGAGACCCACCAGCAGAGAGCAGACGGCCTCAGACTTCCCCTGAGGCAGCGGCAGCGACTTGTGGAGGATCCCATCATACATTTCTCCGACGTCACGGCTGTAGAACGGAGGCTGAACCAAAGGgacaaatagaaatagaaaatttAGCAAATTTGCCAAGATACAGTATATTCACTCGTAAGGAAACTGATCATGCAGGATATATGTTTTGTCTTATACCAGCTGTGTGTAAGGGAGATGAAGAGGGggaaaacattcacacaaatacaaatgaacatgaatgcaaaatacacacattttatatgtataaaaacattttcagcataAAGTTTGATACTTGAAACATTAACCTGTGCGTACGGACTGAATGTAAAGTAGTTACCACTTGCCTAATCCTAACCCTTAACTTTAACCTAGTTCTTAACCTAACCATAACCTAAATTTAAAACTTTTAGACTGATTAACATTGTGGTgacttgtttcctttttttgaaaaggaagacaagtcctcataatgtgactgtgtaaacagattgaCTCACCAGGCTGTAGATCATCTCATAGAGAACTGCTCCCAGACACCACCAGTCCACTGTCCTGTCATACGGTTCCTTACGAAGAACCTCTGGAGCCAAGTACTGCAGACGGAGAGATGGttgaggagggaaagagagaaaactcgATGAAGGGAAGAACAGACAGGATTTACTGCACATGACCTTTATAATCTCTAAGTCAGTTAGTTTGAATGGACTGGTGTCCGTTTGGTGAAAACTGGCTCATTcattttggaagaaaaaaactcccctccttttcaaaatgttcagaGGACATGGATGATGCATGTATGTAATATGACAGATGTCTTGCATGATCGTGACATGTCACTCACTTCTGGTGTCCCACAGAAAGTTGAGGTCGTCCCCTCCGGCTCCACACCTTCTTTACACAGCCCAAAATCTGTCAGTACCACGTGGCCCTGCACACACATAACATGAGCAGGCCTTCTTCACTCAGAGCAattctatatatgtatatatacagtattttacaatagagacaaacacagatgaagggGTTTCTGACTTACCTGAGAGTCAAGAAGAATATTCTCTGGTTTCAGATCTCTGCAGTGAACATGAACAAGCAGATCgtcattataaataaaaaagatcacATGTGAGTTCAGCTCACATTTTTAAGAGATATGTGACCGTGACTGTGCGAGTCTGTCGGACCTGTAAACGATGTTGAGAGAGTGAAGGTAGCCGATGGCGCTCGCTACTTCGGCGGCGTAGAACCTCGCTCTGGGCTCAGagaaacatctctctctctgcagatggAAGAACAACTGCAgcgacaggaagagagagaggaagagatagaAAAACGCAAGGAGGGAAGAAACGACAGTAAGTAAGCCAGTAAagagaatacacacacagacatcatgCAAAGCcaatattaattaaaacaaattaaaatgtactttCACTCATGGTGTGGGGTAAAACACCAGCTCATCAGCATAGAAGAGGATTTCATTTGTCTGATTTCACAGTCTAACTGTTTTAATGTCTTTCTCTGGCTTCCAGTAAAACAAAAGCTGATTCTTTTTTATTCGAGTTCACCATCGACAGACCTTACATTAATCTATTCAGTCTCAAAAGCGTACCTCTCCCCCGTTTACATAGTCGAGGACAAAGTAAAGCTTCTCAGGTGTCTGGAAGGAGTAGTGGAGCCGAACCAGAAACGGATGTGTGAGACTCTTCAGCAGCACGTTTCTCTCGGCCATGATGTTCTTttgctgaagagagagaggagaaagaggtgAGACAGAaggtagagagggagaagaggcgGTCCGGTGGTGCTGTGCGGCATCGACCGTCCTGTGTATTTTTCTTAATC
This sequence is a window from Paralichthys olivaceus isolate ysfri-2021 chromosome 6, ASM2471397v2, whole genome shotgun sequence. Protein-coding genes within it:
- the sgk2a gene encoding serine/threonine-protein kinase Sgk2 isoform X1, giving the protein MADGNMWSPSSSSHDDVNLGPSANPHARPTDFDFLAVIGKGTFGKVLLAKLKADSKFYAVKVLQKKVILKKKEQKNIMAERNVLLKSLTHPFLVRLHYSFQTPEKLYFVLDYVNGGELFFHLQRERCFSEPRARFYAAEVASAIGYLHSLNIVYRDLKPENILLDSQGHVVLTDFGLCKEGVEPEGTTSTFCGTPEYLAPEVLRKEPYDRTVDWWCLGAVLYEMIYSLPPFYSRDVGEMYDGILHKSLPLPQGKSEAVCSLLVGLLQKDQHRRLGSIADFLEIKNHTFFSPINWDDLYHKRITPPYNPNVKGPADTQHIDPEFTREMVPNSVSRTPELNASTSCNNAFNGFSFVGSDDSFL
- the sgk2a gene encoding serine/threonine-protein kinase Sgk2 isoform X2; protein product: MQVLLAKLKADSKFYAVKVLQKKVILKKKEQKNIMAERNVLLKSLTHPFLVRLHYSFQTPEKLYFVLDYVNGGELFFHLQRERCFSEPRARFYAAEVASAIGYLHSLNIVYRDLKPENILLDSQGHVVLTDFGLCKEGVEPEGTTSTFCGTPEYLAPEVLRKEPYDRTVDWWCLGAVLYEMIYSLPPFYSRDVGEMYDGILHKSLPLPQGKSEAVCSLLVGLLQKDQHRRLGSIADFLEIKNHTFFSPINWDDLYHKRITPPYNPNVKGPADTQHIDPEFTREMVPNSVSRTPELNASTSCNNAFNGFSFVGSDDSFL